Part of the Streptomyces sp. NBC_01353 genome, AGGTGAAGAGACCGTCGCGACCCCACGTCCCCACGGCCATGAACTTTCGGCCACGGGAGTCACCGTGGCCTACGAAGGCGTCGATGTCGTACACGACGCCTCCATGACGCTGCGGCCGGGCGAAGTCACGGTCCTCGTCGGGCCGAACGGCAGTGGCAAGTCGACGCTGTTGCGTACGATCGCGCGGCTGCAGCGGCCCAGGACCGCCACCCTCGTCATCGACGGCGACACCGACGGCCTCGCGCTGAGCCCCCGTGAGTTCTCGCGCCGCGTCGCGCTCCTCACGCAGGGGCGCCCCACGCCCAGCGGGCTGACCGTGCGCGACGTCGTCGAGTTCGGGCGCTACCCGTACCGGGGGCGCTGGGGCAAGGCCGACCCGGGCGGCCGGGCCGCGGTGGACCGCGCGCTCGCCATGACCGGCGTCGAGGAACTCGCCGAACGCGGTGCCGAGCACCTCTCCGGCGGACAGCTCCAGCGCGTCTGGCTGGCCGGCTGCCTCGCCCAACAGACGGGCGTGCTCCTGCTCGACGAGCCCACGACCTACCTCGACCTGCGCTACCAGGTCGAACTCCTCGACCTCATGCGCGATCTGGCGGACGACAACGGCATCGCCGTCGGCGCCGTCCTGCACGACCTCGACCAGGCCTCGGCCGTGGCCGACCGAATCGTTCTGCTCGACAAGGGGCGGGTCGTCGCCGACGGCGACCCCGCGGACGTACTGACACCGGAGCGGTTGACCGACACGTACGGCATCCGCATCGAAGTCGACACCGACCCCC contains:
- a CDS encoding ABC transporter ATP-binding protein — translated: MQAGEETVATPRPHGHELSATGVTVAYEGVDVVHDASMTLRPGEVTVLVGPNGSGKSTLLRTIARLQRPRTATLVIDGDTDGLALSPREFSRRVALLTQGRPTPSGLTVRDVVEFGRYPYRGRWGKADPGGRAAVDRALAMTGVEELAERGAEHLSGGQLQRVWLAGCLAQQTGVLLLDEPTTYLDLRYQVELLDLMRDLADDNGIAVGAVLHDLDQASAVADRIVLLDKGRVVADGDPADVLTPERLTDTYGIRIEVDTDPLTGRLRTRAIGRHHSRSERLSTTS